CTCCACAATTAAAAAGAAAAAAAATGGGGAACAGATTGCTGAAAATGTGCAACTGAGAGTGAAAAGCCTCAAAACCGTTACGGAATTTGAAGAATTCCTTAAATTACTGGGAGTAGATGCTGTTTTTGAGCAGCCTGAAATAATCGGGAATGAATTTCTTGTCAGGATCAAAAAAATTCACCAGAGCACCAGCGACAAGACCGAGACGATACTTGGCGGCCAGATGTGGAGTTAATTTTAATTTGTTGTTTGTATTAAAAACCAGTTTCCTTTCTATTAGATCGTGGATATTGTTATTCTCCAAATCCTCAAAATCAACTTGAGATAGTTGAGAATTTGCTTTAATCCCTCCTCTTATCTCTTTTATCACTGATGATATATTCTATATCTTCCATGTTTATGATAAATTCCTCTATCCTACCTTCTTTAAAAGCTCGCTTTGTATCTGGCAAGGTAGAAAACTGATCCCTTTTTGCTATCTCAAGGGCGAGAGTCTTGTTCACATAGAGATTGATGTCTCTCTTTTTAGGCATATACCGCCTCCTCAATTATGTGAAGTTTTATGTCGATATCGCTTTCTTTTGTTTGCTCTCCCCTTGCGTAAGGGCCGAATATACCGATGCTTTTGACTTTGAACTTTTCCTTGAGGTAAGGGAGCTCTTTTTTATGGTTTTCAGGATTTCTTCTTTGCTTTTCATAGTATCACCTTTATCATCATACCACATCAACCATAAAATCTTGCAGGACTTTTTTAATAAAAAGAAAATGTTTATCTTTTGTCACCAGCTTTAATTTATTGTTAAAAACAACTGCTGCAATCACCGAATCCACAGCAGGTATTGGTTTTCCAGCCTTTAGCAGTTCAGTTGATATTTTTAAAGCCAGATGGTAATCAGATTTGGAAGGAAACATAACTCTAAGATTGAATTCTATCGCTTTTGGGAACTCTATGAGATTCAGTATGGTAGTATAGCCATCGAGCGTTTCCTTTTCCCTGTATGCATCGATCAATCTGTTTGTATCGAAGAGACTCTTTTCCACTCTGCATCCCTCATCTTTTTGTACTCTTTTTCAGCTTTCTCAAAACTGAGCTCGCTCAGATTTTTTTTAAAATCATCGCCAAGCTCTTCGAGCAAATCTTTTGTTGATATCTCAGAACCTTTCTCCTCAAGCTTTCCTATATAATCGGTTATTGCTCTTCTTACTACCTCGCTCCATCTTATTTCCTTATGAGTCTTCATTTTAAAATGCACATCATCAGGTATTGAAAGTGTTATATTCGTCATATTCTTATATATGTGAAATCACGTATTTAAGTATTTTTCAAACATTGTTTTTCACCCTCTTCCCCCCCCGTCAACAATTCATTCATCAACCCCTTCTTCACACTCTCCAGCTTCTCCTTCCTCCTGCGCGAAAGTGCAAGCTTCCTGTCAACAGCTCCCAGGACTTCGGCGATGCGGCGCTGTTCGGGGAGAGGGAGGAAATAGATATCGAAATTCTGTTGGTGTAAAATCTTTTCGTGTTAAATATTTTTTTAAATGTTATTAAGCCAATAGCTTTTCCTGATATTTTCTGATATTGTCCACAGGAACTCGGGAGGAAAGTCAAAATCATGGTAGGCAGAATTTTTTGCCTCTTGCTTCATCTTCGTTTAAACCATCTTCAATAGCTTCCTTATATGCTTGTCATATTCAAGTTCCCACTTATCGCTAAATCTCTTGAGGAATAGGAGGATTAAGATGAACTTATAATCGACCCTTGTCCGGATTAGGTCGAGGTTAATTGCCTCCTCCAGAGCTTTTCTTAAATCCTTATAATCGACCCTTGTCCGGATTAGGTCCCTGCTTTTTTTAATAACCCTTCAACTTCTCCCCGGTCTAATTTATTATTATTGATAGCGAAGATTTCACCGATGATTTTCTCCTTGCTTTTGAGTTTGTATTTTCTTTTTCTTGCCTGTCTTTGTTTTTTTCTTCCAATATTTTCGCAGCTTGCTCAATATTGAATTCAGAATCACCGAAAGCATCCCATAACAAAGAATATCTTCTCTCGACCCATGTTGGCACTTTAAGTTCAGCCTTTACCATGAATTCTACAACATCTGGATTACCACAGGCAATTGTTTAATAATCCCGCCTCTAACTGAAAACTTCTGCCTGTGAGTGAACAACTATTCCATTTTTTGTTATAGAATAGGGTTTGATATCCCTTGAATGTTCAATACGCCTCATTTTTGAGACTTCGATCAC
This genomic interval from Candidatus Methanoperedens sp. contains the following:
- a CDS encoding type II toxin-antitoxin system VapC family toxin, with amino-acid sequence MEKSLFDTNRLIDAYREKETLDGYTTILNLIEFPKAIEFNLRVMFPSKSDYHLALKISTELLKAGKPIPAVDSVIAAVVFNNKLKLVTKDKHFLFIKKVLQDFMVDVV